The following coding sequences are from one Salvia hispanica cultivar TCC Black 2014 chromosome 3, UniMelb_Shisp_WGS_1.0, whole genome shotgun sequence window:
- the LOC125211500 gene encoding microtubule-associated protein RP/EB family member 1A-like has protein sequence MAANIGIMDSAYFVGRNEILSWINDRLHLNLSRIEEAASGAVQCQMMDMTHPGIVPMHKVNFDGKTEYDFIQNYKVLQDVFTKLKIDKHIEVNRLVKARPLDNLEFLQWLKRYCDSVNGGLMNENYNPVERRTKGGNRSIRGPLKNQKSLQTNNSVNSGSCDEDPVVLRRSRSIGAKNMKPGPTLSEFQSMTKEITDLKVSVDLLEKERDFYFAKLRDVEVLCQTPELENLPMSVAIKKILYAADENEDALAEAQEIVSELINAEQTGLSDDS, from the exons atggcAGCAAATATAGGGATAATGGACAGTGCTTACTTCGTGGGGAGAAATGAGATTCTTAGCTGGATCAACGACAGGCTTCACCTCAATCTCTCTCGCATTGAAGAG GCTGCATCTGGGGCTGTGCAATGCCAGATGATGGACATGACTCACCCAGGAATCGTTCCCATGCACAAG GTGAACTTTGATGGTAAGACTGAATACGATTTCATCCAGAATTACAAAGTGCTTCAGGATGTTTTtacaaaactcaaaattgaTAAG CATATTGAGGTCAACAGACTTGTCAAAGCAAGACCATTGGACAACTTGGAGTTCCTACAATGGCTGAAACGCTATTGTGATTCTGTAAATGGGGGTCTAATGAATGA GAACTACAATCCCGTAGAGCGCAGAACTAAAGGTGGAAATAGAAGTATCAGGGGTCCACTGAAGAACCAGAAGTCATTACAGACGAACAACTCTGTTAACTCGGGCTCATGTGATGAAGATCCAGTGGTTCTTAGAAGAAGTAGAA GCATTGGCGCCAAGAATATGAAGCCAGGGCCCACCTTGTCTGAGTTCCAATCAATGACGAAGGAG ATTACTGATCTCAAAGTTTCAGTCGATCTCCTGGAAAAGGAAAGAGACTTCTACTTCGCCAAATTGCGTGATGTAGAAGTGCTTTGTCAGACTCCCGAGTTAGAAAATCTTCCG ATGTCTGTGGCGATAAAGAAGATTTTATATGCTGCAGATGAGAACGAGGACGCTCTTGCAGAGGCTCAAGAAATAGTGTCTGAGTTGATAAATGCTGAGCAAACCGGGTTGTCCGATGATAGCTGA
- the LOC125211503 gene encoding HVA22-like protein a: MRASSSSAQSFFKLLVENLDIVAGPVVTLVYPLYASIRAIETRSVGDDQQWLTYWVLYSMITLFELTFASLIEWLPFWAYAKLIFTCWLVIPYFNGAASVYNNVVRPYIVTRQKKINIWYVPNMKDTFTKPDDIVAAAEGYIRQNGPEAFEKIIQRSKKETMPSMDNFTNNHSLYEDNYKYEDDYRY, from the exons ATGAGGGCCTCTTCATCTTCAGCCCAAAGCTTCTTCAAATTGCTCGTCGAAAATCTCGACATTGTTGCTGG aCCTGTGGTTACACTGGTTTATCCTCT TTATGCTTCAATTAGGGCAATTGAGACAAGATCAGTTGGTGATGATCAGCAATGGCTCACATATTGGGTTCTTTACTCTATGATCACTCTTTTTGAACTCACTTTTGCTAGTCTTATTGAGTG GCTTCCCTTTTGGGCATATGCGAAGCTGATATTCACCTGCTGGCTAGTCATACCATACTTCAATGGAGCCGCGTCTGTGTACAACAACGTGGTGCGCCCCTACATCGTCACGCGCCAGAAGAAAATCAATATATGGTACGTCCCCAACATGAAGGACACCTTCACCAAGCCCGACGACATTGTTGCCGCAGCTGAGGGATACATCCGACAAAATGGCCCCGAAGCATTCGAGAAGATCATCCAAAGG AGTAAGAAAGAGACGATGCCGAGCATGGACAATTTCACCAATAACCATTCGTTGTATGAAGACAACTACAAATATGAGGATGACTACAGGTACTAA
- the LOC125211502 gene encoding succinate dehydrogenase subunit 5, mitochondrial-like, whose product MEKLMLMRSLSRSILRRSQVFSSSASVAANQKLRHLHFSSPSVPASSPNQDFRHPFAQHLGGIRSFSYDISNFPAIEDPQIKRAFKDLMATNWDDLSPAVVHDVKKALSKSTEDKSAQDALRDVFRAAEAVEEFTGIIMSLKMELDDAIGLSGENVRPLPEDYQKAIKTLFSRYTEYLAAFEPKEIYLKKKVETELGSKMIYLKMRCGGLEADWGKVTVLGTSGLSGSYVEQRA is encoded by the exons ATGGAGAAATTGATGTTGATGAGATCCTTGAGCCGGTCAATTTTGCGCAGATCTCAAGTGTTTTCATCCTCCGCCTCCGTCGCCGCCAACCAAAAACTCCGTCACCTCCACTTCTCATCTCCATCGGTCCCCGCCTCTTCTCCAAACCAGG ATTTCCGGCATCCTTTTGCACAACATCTTGGGGGTATTCGCTCTTTCAGTTACGATATTTCCAACTTTCCTGCTATCGAGGACCCACAGATTAAACGTGCCTTTAAAGACTTGATGGCTACAAACTGGGATGACCTCTCACCAGCAGTCGTCCATGACGTGAAGAAGGCATTATCCAAGAGTACTGAAGACAAATCTGCCCAGGATGCCCTGAGAGATGTTTTCCGAGCAGCAGAGGCTGTTGAGGAATTTACAGGGATCATCATGTCTCTGAAAATGGAACTGGATGATGCTATTGGACTTAGTGGCGAG AACGTGAGACCACTGCCAGAAGACTATCAGAAGGCAATTAAGACACTCTTTAGCAGATATACTGAGTATTTGGCTGCGTTTGAGCCGAAAGAGATctatttgaagaagaaagttgAGACAGAGTTGGGATCAAAGATGATATACTTGAAAATGAGGTGTGGTGGCCTTGAAGCTGACTGGGGAAAG GTTACAGTCCTTGGGACTTCTGGACTCTCTGGTTCTTATGTTGAGCAACGGGCATGA
- the LOC125211499 gene encoding BAG family molecular chaperone regulator 8, chloroplastic, which produces MASHHHPHLPAAPSCHCHCYHQPTYPPCNPPPPPNPHILPISIHPSPSPQIYLNTQESYIQEPSPTAISSLLRRIAALESAFLRRSSSSPSHSLRDAAARSIQSHFRAFLVRRSITLRHLKDLASIKSSLGFLKSRVSHKTHFDYDAVYRKATNLLLKLDDIQGGDPMIRNGKISLSRELYKFLDFIEGACVQRRFVKQNLRSRVSNIENKLGNVESGFSKREKLRGLVERIDRLAEELEDEEEVEIEKPKGELIMRKYSVSANPSSGGGGLVKQRGGVGPKVKKNVTFAENGKVYRVLSRPYLEDGLDDDEEDEEELVDDLSREIEEIGVSSKDEVEDGSLSSEGEKEFRHSSTKLDEDERGESSMFSAPLPAKMDRRSG; this is translated from the exons atggCCTCTCACCACCACCCCCACCTCCCCGCCGCCCCCTCCTGCCACTGCCACTGCTACCACCAACCCACCTACCCTCCCTGCAACCCCCCTCCCCCTCCAAATCCCCACATCCTCCCCATCTCCATCCACCCCTCTCCCTCCCCCCAAATCTACCTCAATACCCAAGAAAGCTACATTCAAGAACCAAGCCCCACCGCCATTTCCTCCCTCCTCCGCCGCATCGCCGCCCTCGAGTCCGCCTTCCTCCGccgctcctcctcctccccctcCCACTCCCTCCGCGACGCCGCCGCCCGCTCCATCCAGTCCCACTTCAGAGCCTTCCTCGTGCGCAGATCAATTACCCTCCGCCACCTCAAGGATTTGGCATCGATCAAATCCAGCCTCGGATTCCTCAAATCTAGGGTTTCTCACAAGACCCACTTCGATTACGACGCCGTTTACCGTAAAGCTACGAACTTGCTCCTCAAACTCGACGATATTCAG GGTGGTGATCCCATGATTAGAAATGGGAAAATTTCTTTGAGCAGAGAGTTGtataaatttttggattttattgaAGGGGCTTGTGTGCAGAGGAGGTTTGTGAAGCAGAATTTGAGATCTAGGGTTTCCAATATTGAGAATAAACTAGGCAATGTCGAATCCGGGTTTTCGAAAAGGGAGAAGCTTAGGGGTTTGGTCGAAAGAATTGATAGATTAGCTGAGGAGCTAGAAGATGAGGAGGAGGTGGAGATTGAAAAGCCTAAGGGTGAATTGATCATGAGAAAATACAGTGTTTCTGCGAACCCGAgcagtggtggtggtggtttGGTGAAGCAACGCGGTGGGGTTGGGCCAAAGGTGAAGAAAAACGTGACCTTTGCAGAGAATGGGAAGGTTTATCGAGTCTTGAGTAGACCTTATCTAGAGGATGGTTTGgatgatgatgaggaggaTGAGGAAGAGCTTGTGGATGATCTTAGTCGGGAGATTGAAGAGATTGGGGTGTCATCGAAGGATGAAGTCGAGGATGGTTCCTTGAGCAGTGAGGGTGAGAAAGAGTTCAGACATTCTTCGACGAAGCTTGATGAGGACGAACGTGGTGAATCCTCCATGTTCTCTGCGCCATTGCCTGCGAAGATGGATAGGCGAAGCGGCTGA